One window of Peteryoungia desertarenae genomic DNA carries:
- a CDS encoding DUF1045 domain-containing protein codes for MRYSICFTPPSGDPLSLAAASWLGRNVYSGLAAEHPGLRGLSVHEIAFHTALPRRVGFHATLKAPFRLSEGSSEQALLRELMHFAGTMEPVVLSGLSIGRIGDVYGLVLDRPCPSVDYLAASVVQAFDAYRAPLSEAEIERRNPDRLSAPQFSNLHRWGHPYVMDEFRFHMTLTGPLLARDFPRIEDALRSHFSPVLAEPVVINNLALFVEQGAGAPFVVHSLHPLGRVASRRIA; via the coding sequence ATGCGGTATTCCATATGTTTTACGCCCCCATCGGGTGATCCGCTGTCGCTTGCTGCGGCAAGTTGGCTCGGGCGTAACGTCTATTCCGGGCTCGCGGCGGAGCATCCGGGATTGAGAGGGCTCAGCGTTCATGAGATTGCGTTCCATACTGCGCTTCCTCGGCGTGTCGGCTTTCATGCTACATTAAAGGCGCCGTTTCGACTGAGTGAAGGCAGCTCAGAACAGGCCCTGTTGCGTGAACTCATGCATTTTGCCGGTACGATGGAGCCTGTCGTATTGAGCGGTTTGTCGATCGGGCGTATTGGCGACGTGTATGGACTTGTGCTTGATCGCCCTTGCCCCTCTGTTGACTATCTTGCAGCATCCGTAGTCCAGGCTTTTGACGCTTATCGCGCACCTCTCAGCGAAGCGGAGATCGAGCGTCGCAATCCTGATCGCTTGTCGGCGCCGCAGTTTTCAAATCTGCATCGCTGGGGGCATCCTTATGTCATGGACGAATTCCGCTTCCACATGACGCTGACTGGACCGCTTCTCGCCCGTGATTTTCCCCGGATAGAGGATGCCTTGCGGAGCCATTTTTCTCCTGTGTTGGCGGAGCCGGTGGTTATCAACAATCTTGCGCTGTTTGTGGAGCAGGGCGCCGGGGCACCCTTTGTCGTGCATTCTCTGCATCCGCTGGGTCGGGTGGCGAGCCGTCGGATCGCTTGA
- the mnmD gene encoding tRNA (5-methylaminomethyl-2-thiouridine)(34)-methyltransferase MnmD, translating to MTHSNDTTPPDNVGAPLAWHDGDMPYSTAFGDHFYCQSDGRLECSHVFLAGNGLPERWAGAQQFRIGELGFGTGLNACETWRQWKIHRKAGTHLHFVSFELYPMQSQQIDRALSRWPELDLERQTLVDHWPAKPQGTVKVALDPQTTLSVVCGDALSSLSESSLIFDAWFLDGFAPSRNSAMWSQELMQQVFNHTIPGGSFATYAAAGFVRRNLIATGYAVERRAGFAGKREMLCGRRTN from the coding sequence ATGACCCACTCGAATGACACGACACCGCCCGATAACGTGGGAGCACCGTTGGCCTGGCACGACGGCGATATGCCCTATTCCACGGCCTTTGGCGACCACTTTTACTGCCAGTCCGATGGCAGGCTGGAATGCAGCCATGTCTTCCTTGCTGGCAACGGCCTGCCGGAACGATGGGCGGGCGCACAACAATTCCGCATTGGCGAACTGGGTTTTGGAACCGGTCTCAATGCTTGCGAAACCTGGCGGCAATGGAAGATTCATCGCAAAGCCGGCACCCATCTGCACTTCGTTTCGTTCGAACTCTATCCCATGCAGTCGCAGCAGATCGACCGCGCCCTGTCGCGCTGGCCGGAACTTGATCTCGAAAGGCAGACACTGGTGGACCACTGGCCCGCAAAGCCTCAAGGCACAGTGAAGGTCGCCCTTGACCCGCAAACAACTCTGTCGGTGGTTTGCGGCGATGCCCTTTCGAGCCTCAGTGAAAGTTCGCTGATTTTTGATGCCTGGTTTCTGGACGGTTTTGCGCCCTCCCGCAACAGTGCGATGTGGTCCCAAGAGTTGATGCAGCAGGTATTCAACCACACAATTCCGGGCGGCAGCTTTGCAACCTACGCCGCAGCTGGTTTCGTCAGACGCAATCTGATCGCCACTGGCTATGCTGTTGAGCGGCGAGCCGGCTTTGCCGGAAAGCGCGAAATGCTCTGTGGCCGCCGAACAAACTGA
- the alc gene encoding allantoicase — MLETSTVVLPDFAAGAVNLASARLGATGIFSTDEFFAPLSRMLNDDPASFDPDLYDDNGKYMDGWESRRKRVPGHDYAVIRLAMPGRIFGFDVDTRFFTGNYPPHCSIEAAHVESGDPTDATVWTEVVTKSPLGASAQHFFKNADASKVWTHLRLHIYPDGGVARLRVYGAAHFDWSKVGASEEIDLAYIFHGAKSLAWSDAHYGHPDKILSPGRGTNMGDGWETKRRRGPGHDWAIIRLGHPGVINRVLIDTHFYKGNYPDTCELLGAYLPEAGDTFSEAEIAASEQWKPILTRQKMQMDAEHFYEGDQVQKIGPVTHVRIAMHPDGGVMRLRLFGTKA; from the coding sequence ATGCTTGAGACCTCGACCGTCGTTCTGCCGGATTTCGCCGCCGGCGCCGTCAACCTTGCCTCCGCGCGCCTCGGGGCGACCGGCATCTTCTCGACCGACGAGTTCTTCGCGCCGCTGTCGCGGATGCTGAACGACGATCCGGCGAGTTTCGACCCGGATCTCTACGACGACAACGGCAAATACATGGATGGCTGGGAAAGCCGGCGAAAACGCGTGCCGGGGCATGACTATGCCGTCATCCGGCTTGCCATGCCCGGCCGCATCTTCGGCTTCGATGTCGATACGCGCTTCTTCACCGGCAATTATCCGCCGCATTGCTCGATCGAGGCAGCCCATGTCGAGAGCGGTGATCCGACGGATGCGACGGTTTGGACCGAAGTTGTGACCAAGTCTCCGCTGGGTGCCTCGGCGCAGCATTTCTTCAAGAATGCCGATGCGTCGAAGGTCTGGACGCATCTTCGCCTGCATATCTATCCGGATGGCGGTGTCGCGCGTCTGCGTGTCTACGGCGCGGCGCATTTCGACTGGTCGAAGGTCGGCGCTTCGGAAGAGATCGATCTTGCCTATATCTTCCATGGCGCAAAGTCGCTCGCCTGGTCGGACGCTCATTACGGCCACCCAGACAAGATCCTGTCGCCGGGCCGCGGCACGAATATGGGCGATGGCTGGGAAACCAAGCGCCGCCGTGGTCCAGGCCACGACTGGGCGATCATCCGGCTCGGCCATCCCGGCGTCATCAACCGGGTGCTGATCGATACGCATTTCTACAAGGGCAATTATCCCGACACCTGCGAGTTGCTTGGCGCCTATCTGCCGGAAGCCGGCGACACCTTCTCGGAAGCGGAGATCGCAGCGTCAGAACAGTGGAAGCCGATCCTGACGCGGCAGAAGATGCAAATGGATGCCGAGCATTTCTACGAGGGCGATCAGGTGCAGAAGATCGGGCCGGTGACGCATGTGCGAATTGCCATGCATCCGGATGGCGGCGTGATGCGCCTGCGTCTGTTTGGAACGAAAGCCTGA
- the uraD gene encoding 2-oxo-4-hydroxy-4-carboxy-5-ureidoimidazoline decarboxylase, with protein sequence MQRAEFVERYGGVFEHSPFIAERAYDAGTITEPLGASSVHEAMAAIFRSASAEERLGVLRAHPDLAGKLAIAGELTEDSKREQAGAGLDRLSADEHARFTELNTAYVEKFGFPFIIAVKGLTKDDILAAFGSRISNSRDQEFDTACQQVEKIARLRLESLLPETH encoded by the coding sequence ATGCAAAGAGCAGAATTTGTCGAGCGATATGGCGGAGTGTTCGAGCACTCCCCCTTTATTGCCGAGCGTGCCTATGATGCCGGTACAATCACCGAACCTCTTGGCGCCTCGAGCGTGCATGAAGCGATGGCTGCGATCTTCAGATCGGCCAGTGCCGAAGAGCGGCTCGGCGTGCTCAGGGCGCATCCGGACCTTGCCGGCAAGCTTGCGATTGCGGGCGAGCTGACCGAAGACAGCAAGCGCGAACAGGCCGGTGCCGGTCTTGATCGCCTGAGTGCCGACGAGCATGCCCGCTTCACCGAGCTCAATACGGCCTATGTCGAGAAATTCGGCTTTCCCTTCATCATTGCGGTCAAGGGGCTGACCAAGGACGACATTCTCGCAGCCTTCGGATCGCGGATTTCCAACAGCCGCGATCAGGAATTCGACACCGCCTGCCAGCAGGTGGAAAAAATCGCCAGGCTTCGCCTCGAAAGCCTGCTTCCGGAGACACACTGA
- a CDS encoding DUF2735 domain-containing protein, which yields MTTNMVRESAKIYEFPVRDAARLKAMRERQTARPVIYESGSASWYHEEAIREAEKTSKQ from the coding sequence ATGACAACGAACATGGTTCGGGAATCGGCGAAAATCTACGAATTCCCGGTGCGTGACGCGGCGAGACTGAAGGCAATGCGTGAACGCCAGACGGCGCGGCCTGTGATTTATGAAAGCGGCTCGGCCAGTTGGTATCACGAGGAAGCCATCCGCGAAGCGGAAAAGACAAGCAAGCAATAA
- a CDS encoding urea carboxylase-associated family protein — MSPFNANIPVPADAAARRAVKPVVCYPVESLRAPDMSILERARATMEKVGEVIVPPREGNTFEVPKGHFFRIVSVEGPQVGDLNLWNANDLSERFFSGKTRALHATHVTTGNRLWSNLPSLRPMATISHDTLGWYGFDEFGGGVHDVIGTRCDPYTNRLLSGGDYHHCCHSNLCRALSHHQGIDIKAAEPHVHDVLNVFMCTGFTRDTRQYFMKASPVRPGDFLEMFAEIDLLGALSACPGGDCSTSHSSDVAKCYPLKVEIYRPDMALLADWPFPERNGYRLEDGQ, encoded by the coding sequence ATGTCCCCCTTCAATGCCAACATCCCCGTTCCCGCTGATGCGGCTGCCCGTCGGGCTGTAAAACCCGTCGTCTGCTATCCGGTCGAGTCGTTGAGAGCACCCGACATGAGCATCCTGGAGCGGGCGCGGGCGACGATGGAGAAGGTCGGCGAGGTGATCGTGCCGCCGCGCGAGGGTAACACCTTCGAGGTGCCCAAGGGGCATTTCTTCCGCATCGTCAGCGTTGAGGGGCCGCAGGTCGGAGACCTTAATCTGTGGAATGCCAATGACCTTTCCGAGCGCTTCTTTTCCGGCAAGACGCGGGCGCTGCATGCCACCCATGTCACGACCGGCAATCGCCTCTGGAGCAATCTGCCGTCGCTCCGCCCCATGGCGACGATCAGCCATGATACGCTTGGCTGGTACGGTTTCGACGAATTCGGCGGCGGGGTGCATGACGTGATCGGCACGCGCTGCGATCCCTATACCAACCGTCTGCTCTCCGGCGGCGACTATCATCACTGCTGCCATTCGAACCTCTGCCGGGCGCTTTCTCATCACCAGGGCATCGATATCAAGGCCGCCGAGCCGCATGTGCATGACGTCTTGAACGTCTTCATGTGCACTGGCTTTACCCGCGACACGCGGCAGTATTTCATGAAGGCAAGCCCGGTGCGCCCCGGCGACTTCCTGGAGATGTTTGCCGAGATCGATCTCTTGGGCGCTCTCTCGGCTTGTCCAGGTGGCGATTGCAGTACCAGCCACTCGAGCGACGTGGCGAAGTGCTATCCGCTCAAGGTGGAGATTTACCGGCCGGACATGGCGCTGCTCGCGGATTGGCCGTTTCCGGAGCGCAATGGCTATCGGTTGGAGGATGGTCAGTAA
- the puuE gene encoding allantoinase PuuE yields MTTAPYPRDLIGYGRDTPDPKWPGDARIAVQFVVNYEEGGESCILDGDPASECLLSEIVGAQPWPGQRNLNMESIYEYGSRAGFWRLWRTFTERKVPVTVYGVTLAMARNPEAVAAMKEAGWEIASHGYRWLEYKDFPEEVERQHIREAVRLHKELTGSHPLGMYQGKPSMNTLRLVMEEGGFMYSSDNYSDDLPFWVPDLDGKPFLIIPYTLETNDMRFATPQGFNSGDQFFTYLKDAFDVLYEEGKNGSPKMMSVGLHCRLVGRPGRAAALARFIDYVTAHEKVWVPKRIEIAEHWHKFHKPAW; encoded by the coding sequence ATGACGACTGCTCCCTATCCCCGCGACCTCATCGGCTATGGCCGTGACACCCCCGATCCGAAATGGCCGGGCGATGCGCGGATCGCGGTGCAGTTCGTGGTGAATTACGAGGAGGGTGGCGAAAGCTGCATTCTCGATGGCGACCCTGCCTCGGAATGCCTGCTGTCGGAAATCGTCGGCGCCCAGCCCTGGCCCGGCCAGCGCAATCTCAACATGGAATCGATCTACGAATACGGCTCGCGCGCCGGTTTCTGGCGGCTCTGGCGGACGTTCACCGAGCGGAAAGTGCCCGTCACCGTCTACGGTGTGACGCTTGCCATGGCGCGTAACCCGGAAGCCGTTGCCGCGATGAAGGAAGCCGGTTGGGAAATCGCCAGCCACGGCTATCGCTGGCTCGAATACAAGGATTTTCCCGAAGAGGTCGAACGTCAGCACATTCGAGAAGCCGTGCGCCTGCACAAGGAACTGACCGGCTCGCATCCGCTCGGCATGTATCAGGGCAAGCCATCCATGAACACGCTGCGGCTCGTGATGGAGGAGGGTGGCTTCATGTACTCCTCCGACAATTATTCCGACGACCTGCCGTTCTGGGTGCCGGATCTCGACGGCAAGCCCTTCCTGATCATACCCTATACGCTTGAAACCAACGACATGCGTTTCGCGACGCCGCAGGGCTTCAATTCCGGCGATCAGTTCTTCACCTATCTCAAGGACGCCTTCGACGTGCTCTACGAGGAGGGGAAAAACGGCAGCCCGAAGATGATGTCCGTCGGCCTGCACTGTCGCCTCGTCGGTCGTCCGGGGCGCGCTGCGGCGCTGGCGCGGTTCATCGATTATGTGACTGCTCATGAGAAGGTCTGGGTGCCGAAGCGCATCGAGATTGCCGAGCACTGGCACAAGTTTCACAAGCCGGCGTGGTGA
- a CDS encoding NAD(P)/FAD-dependent oxidoreductase — protein MSDKAPVIAGQSHADVLVIGGGVMGMWAAVKAADRGHGVTLVEARGLGAGASGGLLGALMAHMPDRWNEKKQLQFDALVSLEPEIAALEDRTGLPTGYRRSGRLVPLPKPHLRQIAERHSQEAANNWHQGRHRFFWNVHDKSPIGGQWPDAEFCSAGVVEDTFGARISPRRLLAALAARIRQLRKVTVIEGQRVKLLDAAVGYAELDDGAGISFGHVIVAGGYEAFPLLSNLGPDLPVPLGGPVKGQAALLKMDLPHDYPLIYLDGLYIVPHEDGTVAIGSTSEHEFVEPLSTDKLLDDLLVRARQLAPVLEDAPVIERWAGLRPRAVGRDPMVGCHPFAAKVVALTGGFKVSFGIAHLLANAAIDAVEGRESALPPSFSVMHHISVAKEKA, from the coding sequence ATGTCCGATAAAGCGCCAGTCATCGCTGGTCAATCTCATGCAGATGTCCTGGTCATCGGCGGTGGCGTCATGGGAATGTGGGCGGCGGTCAAGGCGGCCGACCGCGGTCATGGTGTGACGCTTGTTGAGGCGCGCGGGCTTGGGGCGGGGGCCAGCGGTGGTTTGCTTGGTGCGTTGATGGCGCATATGCCGGACCGTTGGAACGAGAAAAAACAGCTTCAGTTCGACGCTCTGGTTTCGTTGGAACCCGAAATAGCTGCATTGGAAGACAGAACCGGGCTTCCCACCGGCTATCGTCGTTCGGGACGTTTGGTTCCGCTTCCCAAACCGCATCTGCGGCAGATTGCCGAACGCCACTCCCAAGAGGCCGCCAACAACTGGCATCAGGGGCGACATCGATTTTTCTGGAATGTCCACGACAAGTCTCCGATAGGCGGTCAATGGCCAGATGCGGAGTTTTGCAGCGCTGGTGTCGTGGAAGACACATTCGGTGCTCGCATTTCGCCAAGACGACTTCTCGCGGCATTGGCGGCGCGCATACGACAATTGCGAAAAGTCACGGTTATCGAAGGGCAGCGCGTCAAACTGCTTGATGCCGCAGTCGGTTACGCAGAGCTTGATGATGGAGCAGGGATCTCGTTCGGGCACGTGATCGTGGCCGGTGGATATGAAGCATTTCCGCTTCTTTCGAACCTTGGCCCAGACCTCCCGGTGCCGCTCGGCGGGCCGGTCAAAGGACAGGCAGCCCTTCTGAAGATGGATCTGCCGCATGACTATCCGCTCATCTATTTGGATGGCCTTTATATCGTGCCGCATGAGGACGGGACCGTCGCCATCGGCAGCACCAGCGAGCACGAATTTGTCGAGCCGCTGTCCACTGACAAGCTGCTGGATGATTTGCTGGTCCGTGCAAGGCAATTGGCTCCGGTGCTCGAAGATGCGCCGGTCATCGAAAGATGGGCGGGACTAAGACCGCGTGCGGTCGGTCGTGACCCCATGGTCGGCTGTCATCCGTTTGCCGCAAAAGTTGTGGCTTTGACCGGTGGGTTCAAGGTCAGCTTCGGTATCGCGCATCTGCTGGCAAACGCTGCTATCGACGCCGTTGAGGGGCGTGAATCCGCTCTACCTCCGAGCTTTTCAGTGATGCATCACATTTCCGTTGCCAAAGAAAAAGCCTGA
- a CDS encoding PAS domain-containing protein codes for MPEPAFIKDSQLRYVVVNQAYADLFNLSADDFSGMVDQEILPTEFDPFRDDQERRSVVFGEDVQLSLPDWSKQRSIPLIIERFIDDDDHIYLFGYCGHLLDAQMQGEGDGNTDGKGADLLKTLIESLPVATYIRDRNYRLLYANKAYSDITGLPLSALIGKTEIEIFPQLGEAYRDQNRRVVESNQSEECREVFINAAGEAIPVLSRSLPMTGPDGQVYLVGSITDLTQLRQREQLAEEAKEAAARLHVHFEGLLRELPVGALVLNEMLHIEYANPAVSRFLELEDFGPLEGLSVRALLEVVYRRSMAGSHGDEIEAAIEKRVNAYTTQGDIPTIKVKTPSHHVIAVSATRLDGGKILVTYSDITVLEEHEEQIELYRTALEQMPVPVFIRDHDRRLVFVNEAYEKLNRTPREAIYGLTEEEMFPDRGSQFREENERILRDGDFVENPRDVIVADGKLIPVMSRLSRITTRQKRHYLLGSLSDVSALREHEAALIEARSTSDKLYADLISILLNMPIGIVILTENLRVEFANEKCREIWCWRDDMPLEGLTFRDYCVENDKRGWTWPGLDFEEGYQLRVDEFKMLEGTRSRELSYPDGKSVLATATRLTEGRILLTYADLTEVRKRELEIDQARNELGRLGEFMQAAMRVMSQGLMVIEDNVVTHANESFSRILDLPPGVVTQGQTWLSAFHYCADRGDFGEEPAGLLKDWRAKLKETTGFTTTFLAGGKTWVQMEATFGGRGHWIVLLTDITDLKEREAELQVLLARSETADRAKSEFLANMSHEIRTPMNGVLGMAELLAKSALDTRQKTFVDIIMKSGNSLLTIINDILDFSKIDSGQMQLRQQPFDPVEAVEDVATLMAAAAAQKDIELIVRADAVVRHRVRGDAGRFRQIVTNLVGNAIKFTEIGQVFISLEAEERPDGRLSLRLMVEDTGVGIAQGQLQQIFEKFSQVDGSFSRRQEGTGLGLAITAGLVKLFGGTIDVTSSLGDGSIFAVEFPMEIVGERQGLKGLPTIVQGARILIVDDNPVSGDVLREQLECWGFEAVVVDSGAMAVMFLQTAKDHGLAVDVVLIDHQLRGETGAQVARLIMSDTLSNDTGIVLLTALDMSGDDQTLGQHGMNAHLMKPARSNLLRNALIEVARSKRIAAGRNSAPIQAHSANVDHARVAGYRTSPDLVIDRQTVAPSEAPESLDVLIAEDNEINQIVFSQTLQAANIRFKIVGTGEAAIEVWQSLKPELIIMDVSMPVMNGHQATRIIRERERSEGLGAHVPIIGVTAHALDSDRQLCLSAGMDDYLTKPISPETLVERVAFWARRKSKAAAPIEFHN; via the coding sequence TTGCCGGAACCGGCGTTCATTAAGGACAGCCAGTTACGCTATGTTGTGGTCAATCAGGCCTATGCCGATCTCTTCAATCTTTCTGCCGACGACTTCTCCGGTATGGTCGATCAGGAGATCCTGCCCACTGAATTCGATCCCTTCAGGGATGATCAAGAGCGCCGAAGTGTCGTCTTCGGCGAAGACGTTCAACTTTCCCTCCCCGACTGGAGCAAACAGCGATCAATTCCCTTGATCATTGAACGCTTCATTGATGATGACGATCACATATATCTGTTCGGCTACTGCGGCCATTTACTCGATGCGCAAATGCAGGGCGAGGGTGACGGAAACACTGACGGCAAAGGAGCAGACCTCCTAAAGACGCTCATCGAGAGCCTTCCGGTCGCAACCTATATTCGGGATCGTAACTATCGTCTGCTTTATGCCAACAAGGCCTATAGCGACATCACGGGCCTGCCCCTTTCTGCATTGATCGGCAAGACCGAGATCGAGATATTTCCACAACTGGGTGAAGCTTATCGCGATCAGAACCGTCGAGTCGTCGAGAGCAACCAGTCTGAAGAATGTCGCGAAGTCTTCATCAATGCAGCGGGTGAGGCGATACCGGTTCTTTCCCGTTCCTTGCCCATGACCGGACCTGACGGTCAAGTCTACCTGGTTGGCTCGATTACCGACCTAACGCAGTTGCGACAGCGTGAGCAGCTTGCCGAAGAGGCCAAGGAAGCCGCTGCCCGGTTGCATGTGCATTTTGAAGGCTTGTTGCGAGAACTTCCGGTGGGTGCGCTCGTTCTCAACGAGATGCTTCACATCGAATATGCGAATCCTGCTGTCAGTCGCTTTCTTGAACTGGAGGATTTTGGGCCGCTGGAGGGCTTGTCCGTTCGAGCGCTTCTTGAAGTCGTTTATCGTCGGTCCATGGCAGGCTCTCACGGCGACGAGATCGAGGCGGCAATCGAGAAGCGAGTGAACGCTTATACCACGCAAGGTGACATCCCGACGATCAAGGTCAAAACGCCATCTCACCATGTCATTGCAGTCTCCGCCACCCGGCTGGACGGTGGAAAGATCCTCGTCACTTATTCCGATATCACTGTCCTGGAAGAGCACGAGGAGCAAATAGAGCTTTACCGCACCGCGCTCGAGCAGATGCCTGTTCCTGTCTTCATCCGGGACCATGACCGACGGCTCGTGTTTGTCAATGAGGCCTACGAAAAGCTGAACCGGACGCCAAGGGAAGCCATCTACGGCCTGACCGAAGAAGAGATGTTTCCTGACCGAGGGTCCCAATTTCGTGAAGAAAACGAGCGGATCTTGCGCGACGGTGACTTTGTCGAAAACCCGCGCGATGTGATCGTGGCCGACGGAAAGCTGATCCCGGTTATGTCGCGCCTCAGTCGCATCACCACCAGGCAGAAAAGGCACTATCTGCTGGGGTCTTTATCGGATGTATCGGCCCTGCGGGAACATGAGGCTGCCTTGATCGAGGCGCGTTCGACCTCTGACAAGCTTTACGCAGATCTCATCAGCATCCTGCTCAATATGCCGATTGGAATTGTGATCCTGACGGAAAACCTGAGGGTTGAGTTTGCCAACGAAAAATGTCGGGAAATCTGGTGTTGGCGGGATGATATGCCGCTCGAGGGGCTCACATTCCGGGATTACTGTGTCGAAAACGACAAGCGCGGTTGGACCTGGCCCGGGCTGGACTTCGAAGAAGGCTACCAGTTGCGGGTCGACGAGTTCAAAATGCTTGAGGGTACGCGCTCACGCGAGCTTTCATACCCGGACGGCAAATCCGTTCTGGCAACGGCAACCCGGCTGACAGAGGGGCGCATTCTGCTGACCTATGCTGACCTTACAGAGGTCCGCAAGAGGGAGCTTGAGATCGATCAGGCTCGAAACGAACTCGGGCGCCTCGGCGAGTTCATGCAGGCCGCGATGCGGGTAATGTCACAGGGCCTGATGGTTATCGAAGACAATGTAGTAACGCATGCAAACGAGTCTTTCAGCCGGATCCTTGACTTGCCGCCCGGTGTCGTGACGCAGGGGCAGACTTGGCTCTCTGCTTTCCACTACTGTGCCGACAGGGGAGATTTCGGGGAGGAGCCTGCTGGTCTCCTGAAGGACTGGCGCGCCAAGCTCAAGGAAACGACTGGCTTTACGACCACATTCCTGGCAGGCGGGAAGACCTGGGTGCAGATGGAGGCAACCTTCGGCGGTCGCGGCCACTGGATCGTTCTGCTGACGGATATCACCGACCTCAAGGAGCGCGAGGCCGAGCTTCAGGTCTTGTTGGCCCGCAGCGAGACGGCTGATCGCGCCAAGTCCGAGTTTTTGGCCAATATGAGCCATGAAATCAGGACACCCATGAATGGCGTTCTCGGCATGGCCGAGCTCCTTGCGAAATCAGCACTCGATACGCGACAGAAGACCTTTGTCGATATCATCATGAAGTCGGGCAATTCATTGCTGACGATCATCAATGATATCCTGGATTTCTCCAAGATCGACTCAGGGCAGATGCAGTTGCGCCAACAACCCTTCGATCCGGTCGAGGCTGTCGAGGATGTCGCGACCCTCATGGCCGCGGCGGCGGCGCAAAAGGATATTGAGCTCATCGTGCGTGCTGATGCAGTGGTTCGCCACAGGGTGCGCGGCGACGCCGGTCGCTTCCGGCAGATCGTCACCAATCTCGTCGGCAATGCCATCAAATTCACCGAAATCGGGCAGGTCTTCATCTCTCTAGAGGCCGAAGAGCGGCCTGACGGCCGACTTTCGCTACGCCTGATGGTCGAGGATACCGGCGTTGGAATTGCCCAGGGGCAGTTGCAGCAGATTTTCGAGAAGTTCTCACAGGTTGACGGAAGCTTTAGCCGTCGGCAGGAAGGTACGGGACTGGGTCTTGCGATCACCGCAGGGCTCGTCAAGCTATTCGGGGGCACAATCGATGTGACGTCCAGCCTCGGAGATGGCTCGATATTTGCGGTCGAATTCCCAATGGAGATTGTCGGCGAGCGGCAGGGGCTCAAGGGTTTGCCCACAATCGTCCAGGGAGCGCGCATTCTGATTGTTGACGACAATCCTGTCAGTGGTGATGTCTTGCGGGAGCAGCTTGAGTGCTGGGGCTTTGAGGCCGTTGTCGTCGACAGCGGTGCCATGGCAGTGATGTTCCTGCAGACTGCGAAAGATCATGGGCTGGCGGTCGACGTGGTTCTGATTGATCATCAGTTGCGTGGCGAGACGGGTGCCCAAGTCGCTCGCCTGATTATGTCGGATACACTTTCGAATGACACCGGAATCGTATTGCTCACGGCACTGGATATGTCCGGCGATGATCAGACCCTCGGGCAGCACGGGATGAATGCGCATCTGATGAAGCCGGCACGGTCCAATTTGCTCCGGAATGCACTCATCGAGGTTGCTCGAAGCAAGAGAATAGCAGCAGGACGTAACAGCGCGCCCATCCAAGCTCACTCAGCAAATGTCGATCATGCGCGCGTCGCAGGGTACAGAACCTCCCCGGACCTGGTGATTGACAGGCAAACGGTTGCTCCGTCCGAGGCCCCGGAAAGTCTCGATGTGCTGATTGCGGAAGACAATGAAATCAATCAGATCGTCTTCAGTCAAACACTTCAGGCAGCAAACATCCGCTTCAAGATCGTTGGCACCGGTGAGGCTGCAATCGAGGTCTGGCAGAGCTTGAAACCCGAGTTGATCATCATGGATGTTTCCATGCCGGTCATGAACGGCCATCAGGCAACGCGGATCATCCGCGAGCGGGAGCGTAGCGAGGGGCTGGGCGCGCATGTCCCTATCATCGGTGTCACCGCGCATGCTTTGGACAGCGATCGGCAACTCTGCCTATCGGCTGGCATGGATGATTACCTGACCAAGCCGATTTCGCCTGAGACGCTTGTAGAAAGGGTCGCTTTCTGGGCTCGTCGAAAATCCAAAGCGGCGGCACCAATCGAATTCCACAACTGA